The DNA region CGATCGGGATGATTCCCCCCGGGAACGGGCGGGTCGGGGTGTGCCGCATGGATGTCTGCTTCTGCTTCGAGGTATCCGTGTGTGGTAGTGGAAGCCGGTCGTGTCGCCCTGCGTCGCCCGTCCGCTTGCGAGCGTTGTATGCCGCCATCGGGCGTCGGGATAGGTTGCGCCGGCTACTTGCGCCGTTTGGGCCTGCGCGGCGCCGGCCCGCTCGGGATCTCGTGCGGCCGGTAGGCGGGGAGCCACCGGCAGGGGACGAGCGCCAAGAGCGCGATGCCCGAGAGCACCAGAAATCCGGTCTTGAGGGCCCGGGTGCGGGCCTCTTGGTTGATGCGGAGGGCCTCGCGGAGCTGCTCCCCGGTGGCCGCGAATCCGTTGAGCCGTTCTTCGAGCTGCGTGTCGCTCAGGAAGTTCAGGTTGGTCAGGTTCGCCTGGTCCTTGAGTTCTGCCGTCAGCACAGGATTGTCGTTCAGGCTGCCCACGATCACGGTGGTCAGCAGCCCGACCAGCATCGCGCCGACCAGCGAGGTGCCGACCGCCGCGGCCAGGTTCTGGGTGACGCCGCGGAGCGAGCCGACGTCGCTGGCGAGCTCTTTGGGCGATGCGGTGACCAGCACGTTGAACAGCAGCGTCACCAGCGCCCCCTGGCCCAGCCCCACCAGCACCAGCCCGGCGATCACCGGCGGGACGCTCCAGTCGTTGCGGATCACGAACGCCAGCCACGCGGTGCCGACCGCCACCAGCAGGAACGCCCCCGTGGCGATTTGGCGAGGAGAGAAACGCTTGTAGAGCCGCACGATCAAGATCGCGGTGAAAAACACCGTGAGCATGAAAGGCATCATGGCCATCGACGTCGCCAGGCTGGTCTGCCCCTGCACGATCTGGATGTACAGCGGCACCGAGAAGTTGACGGCGCCCTCGATGCCGACGATGCAAAATAGCGCCGCGACGGTCCCCCACTCCAGCGGAGAATCGACCACGTCGAGCGCCAACAGCGGCGTCTTCCCTCGCTTGGCTCGGCCGTGCGACCACCCGAAGAATCCGGCCAGCAGCACCACGCCCACGACGATCATCACAGGGGCGGGCGAGGCCCCGGCGACATCAAACGGCGCCCCGGACCCGGCCAGCAAGACGCCCCAGTTCCTCAGATTGTTGAAGCCGAACGTGATCATGATGACCGCACACGCAGAGAGCAGCACACCAAACAGATCGATGCCGACGGCCGGGTTCGCTTGGGAAGGTTTGAGCTTAAAACTCAGCAGCAGCAGGACCGCGGAGTGGACGATCAGCAGCCCAAACGCGTACCGCCAACTCAGCCACGTCGCCACGGAACCTACGATCACGAAGGCCAGCACCCCCGCGATGGCGCGGGCCGAGCCCAGCCAGCCGACCGCTTCGGCCTGCTGTTTGCCCCGGTAGTGGTCTGCGATCAGCACGACCAGCGTCGGCACCAACGCGGCGCCGGCCAGCCCCGCGAGCCCTTGTGCCGCGAGCATTATCTCTGCGGTGGGGCTGGCGACGATGGTGATCATCGCCACCAGGAACAGCGCCACCGCCATCTGGAAGAAGATCTTCGACCCGAACCGCTGGCTCAGCTTGGCGCCCAGCATGATGAAGCCCGAGACGCCCAATGAGTACAGCACCACCGCGGTGCCGATGGTGGTGGGCGGGGTCTGGAAGCTCTCCACCATCCCCCCCATCGACACCGGGATGGCCGCCACGTTGAACGACATCAGCATCTGCCCCATGGCGATGACGATCATCGGCAGCCACGAGGCGCGCGCTTCCTGGTCGATAACGGGCGTCTTTGTTTGGCTCATGGTTCGACGGGGATGGCGTTGGGGGAACTGGTTATGCTTCGGGCTGAGAAACGAACAGGTCCATGCCAAGCCCCTGGGACAGGTACCTGGTGGCCAGTTGGCCCTTCACGCTGTTGCCCGCTCTGTCGAGCGGCGGCGCGAACGTGGCGAGGCCTCCTTTTCCGGGAGACACCGTGGCGATTCCCCCGCCGATGCCGCTCTTGCCGGGGAGGCCGATCTCGTACAGCCAATCGCCGGAGGTCTCGTAAAGCCCGGCGGTCGCCATCACCGCCAACGCGTAGTGGCAGACCCCTGCGTCGACGACGCGCTGTTTCGTGGTCGGGTTCACGCCGCCATCGGCAAGCGTGGCGCTCATCGTTGCTAGGTCCTTGGCGGTGACGTTCAGGGCGCACTGCTTGGTGTACAGGTCGGTCGCCTCGGCCGGGTCCATGTAGATTCGGCCGAAGCTCTGCAGCATGCGGGAGATGGACTGGTTACGAAAGTTGGTCTCGCTGGCCGACTGGTACACCTCCTCGCACAGCGGCAGCTCCCTCCCGGCGAAGCGGGAGAGCCCCTCGTGGATGAACCGCCACTTGTCTTCCAGTGTTTTGCCCGGCACGAGGCTGGTGGTGGCGATGGCGCCGGCGTTGACCATCGGGTTGGTGCGGCCGTCGTCGCCCCGCTCGATCCCCTCGAGCGAGTTGAAGGCCCGCCCGGTGGCGTTCACGCCGATCTTCTCCCGCACCTCGGCGGGGCTGAGCGCCTCGCTCACTAGCGCCATCACGAACGGCTTCGAGACGCTCATGATGGTGAACTCGTGCTGCGAGTCCCCGATCTCGTACGTGTTGCCCGAGGTCCCCACCAGGCAGATGCCGAATAGGTCGGATGGCACGCGCGCCAGCGCCGGGTAGACCTGTGAGTTGTGACCCTCGGCGTTCGGCGTGAATTGTTTGTACGCCTCGGCAACCAGCGACTGGATAGATTCGTCGGCCGGCAGATGGCCGGTCGAAACGTAGGGCGCCGGTTCGGGCGCGCCGGTGAGCGTGGTTGTGGACATGCCTGTTCCTGCGTGCGTGCTTAGTCTTCGATCGTGGCGAACGCGATCGCCAGCCGGCATCCGTCGAAGAACTCGGGGAGGTTGACGTACTCGTGCACGGTATGGATCTCGTACTGACCGGCGCCGACCGTCACGGTCGGCACGCCGTGCCGGACGAGCCAGTTGGCGTCGAGGCCCCCGTTGGAGTGCTGCGTGGTGGGCGACATGCCCAGCGACACCGCCGCGCGCTTGGCGCGCTGTACCGCCGGCGAATCTTCTTCGAGGCGGAACGGCGGGTAGGAGGGTTTGGCTGTGAACGCGACTTCGGCTTGGTCGCCCGCGGAGTCCGTGACTTCTTCGCTCGCCTTGCGGAACGCGGCCTCGTACGCGGAAGCGATCTCGGCTGCGAAGGCCTCGTCGAAGCTGCGGGCTTCGCCGACGATGTGCACGAAGTCGGTGACGACGTTGGTCGCGTCGCCCGCGGCCTGGCCCGGCTTTCCCTCGAACACCCCGGGGTTGCTGGTGCCGTTGCCGCGGGGCTTCTGCACCTTGCCGAACCATCCTTCCCGATGGGTCTGGGTCAGACCGATCGCGGCGACCAGCGTCGAGGAGATCCCTTTCTCCGGCGCCACGCCGGCGTGGGCGGCCTTGCCCTTGATCTCGACCTGCCAGTTCACCTGCCCAACCGCGCCGATCACCAGGTCGGCAGGAACCCGGGCGTCGACGTTGCAACCCATCACGGCCCCATCCAGGTCGGCCGGGTTCAGCTCGCGGGCGCCGTGCAGGCCGCTTTCCTCGCGGACGGTGAACAACAGCGTGATCGGCGGATGGGGCAGGTTGTGCTTCAGGAGAGTCTCAACCATCGCTACCAGCACTGCGCAGCCTGTGCGGTTGTCGCCCCCCAACGCGGCGCCCACCGTGGCGTTGACGATGCGGTCTCCTTCGCGCTTCGGCTTGGCCCCGGCGCACAGCGGAACCGTGTCGAGGTGCGTCGAGAACAACAGCCGGGGGCCGGGCCGCGTGCCGGGGAGGGTGGCGATCAGGTTGCCGGTTTCAGTCGGCAGGGGGATGCGGGAGTGGGCGTCATCGAACTTGATTGCGGATTTCGCAACGCCCGCTGCGACCAGCGCGTCGGACACCTCCGCGGCGATCGCGGCTTCGTGGCCTGTGACGCCATCAACCGCCAGGAAACGCACCAACAGCGCCTCGGCAGCGGCTTCATCAAGCGGGTTGGATACGTGGCTCATGCTAAAGTCGCCTCAAGTAGCTGGCTTCAAGTAGCGGAACGTACAAACCTCGACGCTACGCATAGCAGCTGCCGATGGACGCGGATGAACGCCGATCAACAAGAAAGGAAGTTGATTCTTCATCTGCGTGAATCTGCGTCCATTGGCGGCTGCCATCCCTTCGCTCTTTCAGTGGCTCCGTGTTGAACCCAGCGGATCGACTAGAAGCCCCAAGGGAGCCCCAGCAGGTACCAGGCGGCGAACAGCGCGGTCCACAGGACGGACATCCCAATCGCGTAGGGAAGCAGCAGCGCGACGATGGTGCCGATGCCGGCGTTCTTGTCGTACCTCTGGGCGAAGCCCACCACGAGCGCAAAGTACGCGTTCAGCGGGGTGATGGAGTTCGTTGGGGAATCGCCGACCCGGTACGCGGACAGCACGGCCGCGGGGTCGACCCCCAGGGTCACCAGCAGCGGCACGAACACCGGGGCAAAGATGGCCCACTTGGCGATCGCCGGCGTGAACACCAGGTTGAGCGCCGTGACCACCACGATGAACCCCAGCAGCAGCCAGATCGGGCCGATGGAGGCGCGGGTGAGCGTGTCGGCCATTTCTACCGCCATGATGGTGGGGATGTTGCTGTAGTTGAAGTAGGCGATGAACTGGCTGATGACAAGGAACAGCAGGATGGTGCCCCCCAATCCAGAAACCGCCTTGGTCATCGCGCCAATGACGTCGGCAGACGACTTGATCGTCCCCGCGCCCCACCCGTACGCGGCGCCGCTCACCAGGAACACGAACATGATCGGCACGATCAGCCCGTTCATGAACGGCGAGTTGCCGATCAGCGCCCCTGTTTCCGGGTTGCGCAGCGGCGCCCCTTCGGGAAGCGACAACAGCCCGAAAACAACCAGCACCCCCAGCAGCCCCAGAGCGGCGTAGCGCAGCCCCCGCCACTCCTTGGCGCCAAGCGATGCCCCCTCGCTCTCTTCCGCCGCTGCGCCTTCGTACTTCCCGAGGCGGGGCGAGATGAGGCGGTCGGTAATCAGGGCGATCACGACGGTCAAGAACGGCACCGAGGCGATCGAGAACCACAGCCCGGCGGTGAGGTCGATCGATCGTGTGGGGTCGACCATGTGGATCGCGTCGTTGGTGATCTCGGTCAGCACCGCGTCGAGCGGCTTGATAAGCATGTTCACGTTAAAGGCGCCCGCCACCGCGGCGAACCCCAGCGCAATGCCGGCCAGGGGGTGCCGCCCCAGGCTCAGGTAGGCGGCGCCCGCCAGGGGGATCAGCACGACGTAGCCGGCGTCCGCCGCGATGCTCGACAGGATGCCCACCAGCGCCAGGATGTACGTAAGCGCCCACCCCGGCGACACGGCCACCAGCGTGCGGATCAGCGTGTTGATCAGCCCCGCCTCCTCCGCGACGCCGACCCCCACCATCGCCACCACCAGCAGCCCGATGGCAGAGAACCCCATCAGGTTCGGCACTAGCCCCGTGTACATATCGCGGACCCCGCTCGCCGACAGCAGGGTCCTGGCCGCGGTCGTGGCGGTCTCTAGCTCGTGGGTTTCTGGGTTGATCACCTGGTAGCTGACCGAGACCCCCGCCAGGTACAGCACGTGGGCGACCACCAGCACGATCGCGATCAGGATCAGGAAGATCAGAACCGGGTGGGGCACCTTGTTCCCGACACGCTCCACGAGGTCGAGCACTCGCTGCGTGATCGACTGGGAGGCAGGGTTTGATTCGGCGACCATATTGACCTGCTGCGCGCCTGGGGATGCCGTGGACGACGCTACGGCGAAAGCGGGAGTAGGACTGGAACCAGGAAGATGCTGGTGACGAGCACGATCAGAGTGAACGGAACGCCGATCTTCACGAAGTCGCCGAACGTATAGTTGCCCGGCCCGACCACCAGCGTGTTCACCGGCGAAGAAACCGGCGTCATAAACGCGGACGAAGCCGCCAGGGCCACGATCATGGCGAACGGGTAGGGAGAAAATCCAAGGTCCTTCGCCAGCGCAATGGCCACCGGCGCCATCAGCACCGCGGTGGCGGTGTTGGAGATGAACATCCCTAGGACGGCCGTCAGCGCAAAGAGCGTGCCCAGCACGAGGTAAATGCCCGCGTCGCCGACGAGGTACATCAGCCCGTCGGCCGCTAGCTCGACCCCACCGGTGCGGTCGAGCGCCAGCGAGAAGGGGAGCATGCCCACGATCAGGACGATTGTCTTCCAGTCGATCGCGCGGTAGGCGGTGTTCAGGTCGACGCAGCCAAGGGCGCCCATCAGCAGGCAGCCCATCAGCGCGGCCTGCACGTTGGGCACCACGCCGCTAATCATCAGTCCGACCACCAGCAACAAGCAGGCGACCGCCAGCCCCGCACGCCCGGAAACAGGCAGTACTTCGTCTTGTTCGGCTGGCAGATTGAACACCACGAAATCGCGGCGGTTGGACTGCAGGTCGCGGATGGTCGACCACGGCCCGGTCAGCAGCAGCGTGTCGCCGGCGTGGAGCTGCTGGTTCTCGAGCCCCCGGCTGAGCGACTCCGTGCCGCGCTTCAAGCCGATCACGATCAGCCCGTAGCGGTGCCGGAAGTCGGCGCCGACCAGCGTGTCGCCCACCAGCGTCGACGAGGCCGGCACCACCACTTCGGCCATGCCGATCTCTTGCAGTTGGTCGCTGAAGTACCCTCCGGTGATGGGGAGCGGCTCCAGCGTAAACTCTTGGCGGAAGGCCGACACGTTTGCGTTGGGCGCGAAAAGGTCGACAAACAGCACGTCGCCGACCCGCAGCTCGGTGTTGGCGTGCGGCTGCAGCAGCTTCTTCGCGCGCTCGATCGCCACCAGGCTGGCGCCCGACGTATCGCGGAGCCGGGCCTCGGCCACGGTGAGCCCCACGAGGCTCGACCCCTCGCCGATGCGCAGGCGGTGCTCGCGGGCGGAAAGGTCGTACTCCTTGATCCACTCGGTCAGGCTCGGCCGCCCCCCCTGCCCCGAGCGGGCGCCGTCGCCCGCGGGGAGCCAGCGTTGGGCAAACAGCATGTAGACCATCCCCAGCACCAAGATCACCAGGCCGAACGGCGTGAAGCTGAAGAAGTGGAACCCGTCGAGACCGTGGCGGACCAGCTCGCTGTTCACCACCAGGTTGGGCGCCGTGGCGATCAGCGTCATCATGCCGCTGATGAGCGCCGCAAAGCTGATGGGCATCATCAGCTTGCTGGGCGCCGCGCCGGTGTTCTGGGCGATCCGCAGCCCTACGGGCACAAAGATCGCGGTCACGGCGGTCGAGCTCATCGTCGCCCCCAGCGCCGCCACCACCACCATCAGCAGCATCAGCAGCATCACGCTGCTGCTGCCCGCTCGCGCGAGCAGCCAGTCACCCAGGGACTGGGCGACCCCGGTGCGCACCAACCCGTCGCCGATCACAAACAGGGCGGCGATCAGCACGATGTTCGAGTCGCTGAAGCCCGCCAGGGCTTCGCTCATCGACAGCACCCCCGTGAACGGCAGCGCCGTGAGCATGATGAGCGCCACCGCGTCCATGCGGGGCTTGTTGATCGCAAACATCACGATCGCGACAGACAGCAGGCCGAGGACTACAGCAAGTTGGTCGTTCATAGGGTGGGCGCGGTCCGCGCCGGCGGCGCGCCGTCTCACTCGCGGACACCGCGACCCAACCTCAGCCGCTAGAGCCACAACGGTAGGCTCGTGCGTGAGAGATTGGAAACGGACGACTGGTTACGTGGTTCGCTCGTAGCGTAATCCGCAGCACTTCACATTGCTAGTACGCAGACGAGCCGGCGACAAAGCAGCGCGAGACCCGGACTCGACCGGCGCATCCATGGCTCCGGTGATTTCGATCCGGTGGGACCGGGGCCGCGAGTGTTGTGTGGCGTCGGCGTCCTGCTCTACAATCCTCCGCGGTCGACGTATCGGCGCGGCCCCCCAATTCCTATCGGCAGAGAACCACCCATGTCCGGCCCGGTAGAACGTTTGAGCTTCTTGCAGCGGCTGACGCGCACCTGCGTGACAGGGATGCTGGGGATCTTGCCGCTGGCGCTCACCGCCGCCGTGCTGCTGTGGGTGGTGGTGTTCCTGCACGACCTAGTGGGTCCCGCCAGCAACTTCGGCAGGATGCTGCAATCGGCCGGCATGAACCTCTCCGCGTGTGAAACCACCGCCTACGCGATCGGCCTACTAGGGGCCGTGCTGCTGGTGTACTGCGTGGGGCTGGTGGTCGAGCACGGCCCCGGCAGGAGGCTGCAGGCCGCGGTGGACGGCGCCTTGCAGCGCGTGCCGGTGGTGAACACCGTATACGACGCCTCGAAGAACCTCACCAGCATGTTCGACCGCCGGCAGGACTCCCTCGAAGGGATGACCCCGGTGATGTGCTACTTCGGAGACGACCACACCGCGGGCACCCCCGCGTTGATGCCCACCCAGAAGCTGGTCCACATGAACGGCGCCGACTACCGCGTGGTGATCATCCCGTCGGCGCCGGTCCCCTTCGGCGGCGCGCTGCTGTGCGTCAAGGCCGAGTGGGTCAAGCCGGCCGCTTGCAGCATTGACGAGCTGCTAGGGATCTACATGTCGATGGGCATGAGCGCCCCCGCCCATCTAAACGAACACGCGCCAGCTTAGTCCAGAACCCCGGCGCCCGCCCCCTTACAGGAATCCTCCGCATGCCTACCCCTACTCTGGAATCGGTCGCCGGTTCATTTAGACGCTTGGGCTGGACCGGCGTGGTCGTGCAGTTGGCGCTGGCCGTCGTGCCAGTGGCCACACTCTGCTACTTCCTGTTTGGCAAAGTAACCGGGGTCCGGGCAGAGCCGGGCGTTACCGACGTGCTCGCGATCGGCGGGCTGCTGATCCTGCTCTTTACCACCTTTTGGTCGTACCGCTACGCGTCGATGGGTCGCCGGATGCTCGACCCCGAGCGCCGCCCGCCCCTCAAGAAGGTCAAACGCGTGCTGTGGACCGGCCTGTGGGCCGGGGTGCTGGGGATCGTCGCATCGATGCTGCTGCTCATCGTTGGCGCCGC from Pirellulimonas nuda includes:
- a CDS encoding MFS transporter; translated protein: MSQTKTPVIDQEARASWLPMIVIAMGQMLMSFNVAAIPVSMGGMVESFQTPPTTIGTAVVLYSLGVSGFIMLGAKLSQRFGSKIFFQMAVALFLVAMITIVASPTAEIMLAAQGLAGLAGAALVPTLVVLIADHYRGKQQAEAVGWLGSARAIAGVLAFVIVGSVATWLSWRYAFGLLIVHSAVLLLLSFKLKPSQANPAVGIDLFGVLLSACAVIMITFGFNNLRNWGVLLAGSGAPFDVAGASPAPVMIVVGVVLLAGFFGWSHGRAKRGKTPLLALDVVDSPLEWGTVAALFCIVGIEGAVNFSVPLYIQIVQGQTSLATSMAMMPFMLTVFFTAILIVRLYKRFSPRQIATGAFLLVAVGTAWLAFVIRNDWSVPPVIAGLVLVGLGQGALVTLLFNVLVTASPKELASDVGSLRGVTQNLAAAVGTSLVGAMLVGLLTTVIVGSLNDNPVLTAELKDQANLTNLNFLSDTQLEERLNGFAATGEQLREALRINQEARTRALKTGFLVLSGIALLALVPCRWLPAYRPHEIPSGPAPRRPKRRK
- the glsA gene encoding glutaminase A; this encodes MSTTTLTGAPEPAPYVSTGHLPADESIQSLVAEAYKQFTPNAEGHNSQVYPALARVPSDLFGICLVGTSGNTYEIGDSQHEFTIMSVSKPFVMALVSEALSPAEVREKIGVNATGRAFNSLEGIERGDDGRTNPMVNAGAIATTSLVPGKTLEDKWRFIHEGLSRFAGRELPLCEEVYQSASETNFRNQSISRMLQSFGRIYMDPAEATDLYTKQCALNVTAKDLATMSATLADGGVNPTTKQRVVDAGVCHYALAVMATAGLYETSGDWLYEIGLPGKSGIGGGIATVSPGKGGLATFAPPLDRAGNSVKGQLATRYLSQGLGMDLFVSQPEA
- a CDS encoding M20/M25/M40 family metallo-hydrolase codes for the protein MSHVSNPLDEAAAEALLVRFLAVDGVTGHEAAIAAEVSDALVAAGVAKSAIKFDDAHSRIPLPTETGNLIATLPGTRPGPRLLFSTHLDTVPLCAGAKPKREGDRIVNATVGAALGGDNRTGCAVLVAMVETLLKHNLPHPPITLLFTVREESGLHGARELNPADLDGAVMGCNVDARVPADLVIGAVGQVNWQVEIKGKAAHAGVAPEKGISSTLVAAIGLTQTHREGWFGKVQKPRGNGTSNPGVFEGKPGQAAGDATNVVTDFVHIVGEARSFDEAFAAEIASAYEAAFRKASEEVTDSAGDQAEVAFTAKPSYPPFRLEEDSPAVQRAKRAAVSLGMSPTTQHSNGGLDANWLVRHGVPTVTVGAGQYEIHTVHEYVNLPEFFDGCRLAIAFATIED
- a CDS encoding AbgT family transporter codes for the protein MVAESNPASQSITQRVLDLVERVGNKVPHPVLIFLILIAIVLVVAHVLYLAGVSVSYQVINPETHELETATTAARTLLSASGVRDMYTGLVPNLMGFSAIGLLVVAMVGVGVAEEAGLINTLIRTLVAVSPGWALTYILALVGILSSIAADAGYVVLIPLAGAAYLSLGRHPLAGIALGFAAVAGAFNVNMLIKPLDAVLTEITNDAIHMVDPTRSIDLTAGLWFSIASVPFLTVVIALITDRLISPRLGKYEGAAAEESEGASLGAKEWRGLRYAALGLLGVLVVFGLLSLPEGAPLRNPETGALIGNSPFMNGLIVPIMFVFLVSGAAYGWGAGTIKSSADVIGAMTKAVSGLGGTILLFLVISQFIAYFNYSNIPTIMAVEMADTLTRASIGPIWLLLGFIVVVTALNLVFTPAIAKWAIFAPVFVPLLVTLGVDPAAVLSAYRVGDSPTNSITPLNAYFALVVGFAQRYDKNAGIGTIVALLLPYAIGMSVLWTALFAAWYLLGLPWGF
- a CDS encoding SLC13 family permease, whose protein sequence is MNDQLAVVLGLLSVAIVMFAINKPRMDAVALIMLTALPFTGVLSMSEALAGFSDSNIVLIAALFVIGDGLVRTGVAQSLGDWLLARAGSSSVMLLMLLMVVVAALGATMSSTAVTAIFVPVGLRIAQNTGAAPSKLMMPISFAALISGMMTLIATAPNLVVNSELVRHGLDGFHFFSFTPFGLVILVLGMVYMLFAQRWLPAGDGARSGQGGRPSLTEWIKEYDLSAREHRLRIGEGSSLVGLTVAEARLRDTSGASLVAIERAKKLLQPHANTELRVGDVLFVDLFAPNANVSAFRQEFTLEPLPITGGYFSDQLQEIGMAEVVVPASSTLVGDTLVGADFRHRYGLIVIGLKRGTESLSRGLENQQLHAGDTLLLTGPWSTIRDLQSNRRDFVVFNLPAEQDEVLPVSGRAGLAVACLLLVVGLMISGVVPNVQAALMGCLLMGALGCVDLNTAYRAIDWKTIVLIVGMLPFSLALDRTGGVELAADGLMYLVGDAGIYLVLGTLFALTAVLGMFISNTATAVLMAPVAIALAKDLGFSPYPFAMIVALAASSAFMTPVSSPVNTLVVGPGNYTFGDFVKIGVPFTLIVLVTSIFLVPVLLPLSP
- a CDS encoding DUF502 domain-containing protein; translation: MSGPVERLSFLQRLTRTCVTGMLGILPLALTAAVLLWVVVFLHDLVGPASNFGRMLQSAGMNLSACETTAYAIGLLGAVLLVYCVGLVVEHGPGRRLQAAVDGALQRVPVVNTVYDASKNLTSMFDRRQDSLEGMTPVMCYFGDDHTAGTPALMPTQKLVHMNGADYRVVIIPSAPVPFGGALLCVKAEWVKPAACSIDELLGIYMSMGMSAPAHLNEHAPA
- a CDS encoding DUF3611 family protein encodes the protein MPTPTLESVAGSFRRLGWTGVVVQLALAVVPVATLCYFLFGKVTGVRAEPGVTDVLAIGGLLILLFTTFWSYRYASMGRRMLDPERRPPLKKVKRVLWTGLWAGVLGIVASMLLLIVGAARLLYLFMKAPQGGVPVIQTAASDRSYWVSSMDIVSLLAELCMLAGELLVVGFTLWLLYRVSLAASPYGGADAAN